The Hemibagrus wyckioides isolate EC202008001 linkage group LG25, SWU_Hwy_1.0, whole genome shotgun sequence genome has a segment encoding these proteins:
- the LOC131345619 gene encoding tripartite motif-containing protein 16-like — MAEASISVAQDHFTCSICLNLLKEPVTTPCGHSFCMVCINGFWDELDQKKSYSCPQCRERFTPRPVLRKSNVLTEITDQLQKTDQQTSFVQTLDFISQESQDVECDSCIGVKEKAVKSCLTCLASYCHTHLQPHHESPAFKKHTLISALSNLQEKMCAQHNKLLDVFCRKDQRVICYQCSVDKHSDHDTVPMQDEWMEKKKYFEDLQLQYQNSLKSREKKLLELKDVTEAYKRSVQEAMKDSEKIFAELLVSIEKRQSEVAEKFRAQEKAELAQTAGVQKQLEQEIADMKKRQTELEKLSQTNGYIHFLQRFHFLSPKLQTPDAFKVTFNQQWSFENFKKSILQLKEEVEDFCKEKVEKVSENAVTLDQIIIMPEPETREEFLKYSSQLSLDPNTANNFLELSNDNTHVKCGKNSHGYPDHPERFTEWQQVLCKQKLPLRSYWELEVDGDTGVSIAVSYKAISRKGAKNVSRFGHNAQSWRLVRYNNKKACFWHNDINVELSDLKSKRIGVYLDQMAGTLAYYSVSDKIKLIYKVTTAFTQPLYAGFGIGTNSFANICLQPSAARAAVAAAESCSKMKK; from the exons ATGGCAGAAGCCAGCATTTCAGTTGCTCAGGACCATTTCACGTGTTCAATCTGTCTGAATCTACTGAAAGAGCCAGTGACTACTCCATGCGGACACAGCTTCTGCATGGTGTGTATTAACGggttttgggatgaactggatcAGAAGAAATCCTACAGCTGTCCACAATGCCGAGAGAGATTCACTCCGAGACCTGTCCTGCGCAAAAGCAACGTGCTGACTGAGATTACTGACCAGCTGCAGAAAACCGACCAGCAAACCTCTTTCGTTCAAACTTTAGACTTCATCTCCCAGGAATCTCaggatgtggagtgtgattccTGCATCggtgtgaaagagaaagctgTGAAGTCCTGCCTGACATGTCTGGCTTCATACtgccacacacacctccagccTCATCATGAATCTCCTGCTTTCAAGAAGCACACTCTGATCTCAGCCCTGAGTAACCTCCAGGAGAAAATGTGTGCTCAGCATAACAAGCTTCTTGATGTTTTCTGCCGTAAGGATCAGAGAGTGATCTGCTACCAGTGTTCTGTAGACAAGCACAGTGACCACGATACTGTCCCAATGCAAGATGAGTGGATGGAAAAAAAG AAGTACTTTGAGGATCTACAACTACAATATCAGAATAGTCTTAAGAGCAGAGAGAAGAAATTACTGGAGCTAAAGGACGTGACCGAGGCGTACAAG CGCTCTGTACAGGAGGCAATGAAGGACAGTGAGAAGATCTTTGCCGAGCTGCTGGTCTCCATTGAGAAAAGGCAATCTGAGGTGGCTGAAAAGTTCAGGGCTCAGGAGAAAGCTGAACTGGCTCAAACTGCAGGAGTGCAAAAGcagctggagcaggagattgctgacATGAAGAAAAGACAAACTGAGCTGGAAAAGCTGTCCCAGACCAATGGAtacatccatttcctccag AGATTTCATTTCCTGAGCCCTAAACTGCAAACTCCTGACGCGTTTAAGGTCACTTTCAATCAGCAGTGGTCCTTTGAGAATTTCAAGAAATCTATCCTTCAACTCAAGGAGGAAGTGGAAGACTTTTGCAAGGAAAAGGTGGAGAAAGTTTCTGAAAATG ctGTGACCCTTGACCAGATCATTATAATGCCTGAGCCAGAGACCAGGGAGGAATTCCTGAAAT ATTCCTCTCAGCTATCTCTTGATCCCAACACAGCAAACAATTTCCTTGAGCTGTCAAACGATAACACACATGTGAAATGTGGTAAAAATTCCCATGGATATCCTGATCATCCTGAGCGATTTACAGAGTGGCAGCAAGTGCTTTGTAAGCAGAAACTTCCTCTGCGTAGTTACTGGGAGCTTGAGGTAGATGGTGACACTGGAGTTTCCATTGCTGTGTCTTATAAAGCCATCAGCAGAAAGGGAGCTAAAAATGTGAGTCGTTTTGGACATAATGCGCAATCATGGAGATTAGTtcgatataataataaaaaagcctGCTTCTGGCACAATGATATCAACGTTGAACTCTCAGATCTAAAATCCAAACGAATTGGGGTTTATCTTGATCAAATGGCTGGGACTCTGGCTTATTACAGTGTTTCTGATAAAATTAAGCTAATTTATAAAGTCACAACTGCATTCACTCAGCCCCTGTATGCTGGGTTTGGGATTGGTACCAACTCCTTCGCTAATATTTGCCTTCAGCCTTCGGCAGCTagagctgctgttgctgctgctgagagttgttcaaaaatgaaaaaatga
- the LOC131345949 gene encoding E3 ubiquitin/ISG15 ligase TRIM25-like produces MAEDSNISVDHLQFSCSICLDLLKDPVTTPCGHSFCMLCINDFWDQPVQKGVYSCPQCRETFMPRPVLRRNNVMAEVVEKLKWKDLSSASATPSGSESGDVECDICSESKAKAVRSCLVCLASFCKTHLKPHFESSVFKKHKLVQACKQLQDKICSRHDKLVDFYCRTDRTVICALCMLDEHKGHNMVSLASERTEKQKQISEMQRKSQQNILEKEKKLQDLKQAVNTLKSSSQAAVEESERIFTEMLLFIEEKCYEVTELIRAREKAELGQAAGLQEQLEQEIAELKKRNTELELLSDTEDHVCFLQRFQTVCSTTKAKDSPLVTINQHISFDVVNKWLSDLKEQFEEVCKDKFNKINPNVAKIQMILPCEPKTREEFLQYFCHLSLDPNTTNEALWLSDNLRKVSRGGKLNPYPSHPERFDGYGQVLCKQSVCGRSYWEVEWSRGGWVYISVSYKGISRKGRGKECWFGHNAQSWSLECSSTLSFWHNDIQTKISGLLSSRIGVYLDHSAGTLSFYSVSDTMTLLYRVQTTFTESLYPGFWVNALATAKLCYSIE; encoded by the exons ATGGCTGAGGACAGTAATATTTCAGTGGACCATCTTCAGTTCAGCTGTTCAATCTGCCTGGATTTGCTGAAGGATCCGGTAACCACTCCATGTGGCCACAGCTTTTGTATGTTATGCATTAATGACTTTTGGGATCAGCCTGTTCAGAAGGGAGTGTACAGCTGCCCTCAGTGCAGAGAGACGTTCATGCCGAGACCTGTCCTACGCAGGAATAATGTCAtggctgaagtggtggagaagCTCAAGTGGAAAGACCTAAGCAGTGCTTCTGCTACTCCTTCTGGCTCAGAATcaggagatgtggagtgtgacatctgttctgaaagcaaGGCGAAGGCTGTCAGGTCCTGTCTGGTGTGTCTGGCTTCGTTCTGTAAGACTCATCTCAAACCTCACTTTGAATCATCTGTTTTTAAGAAGCATAAGCTAGTCCAGGCATGCAAACAGCTGCAAGACAAAATCTGCTCTCGTCATGACAAACTAGTAGACTTCTACTGTCGAACAGACCGGACAGTCATTTGTGCATTGTGTATGTTAGATGAACATAAAGGTCACAACATGGTTTCGCTAGCTTCAGAAAGAACTGAAAAACAG AAGCAGATAAGTGAAATGCAGAGGAAATCCCAGCAGAACAtcctggagaaggagaagaaactCCAAGACCTTAAACAGGCTGTGAACACTCTTAAG AGCTCTTCACAGGCAGCGGTGGAGGAAAGTGAGAGAATCTTTACCGAGATGCTTCTCTTCATTGAAGAAAAGTGTTATGAGGTGACCGAACTCATCAGGGCTCGGGAGAAAGCTGAACTGGGTCAAGCTGCAGGACTGCAGGAGCAGCTGGAGCAAGAGATTGCTGAGCTTAAGAAGAGAAACACTGAGCTGGAGCTGCTATCAGACACAGAGGATCATGTATGCTTCCTCCAG AGGTTCCAGACTGTCTGCTCCACTACTAAAGCTAAGGACTCACCCCTGGTGACTATAAATCAACATATTTCTTTCGACGTAGTGAACAAATGGCTCTCGGACCTGAAAGAGCAATTTGAGGAAGTCTGCAAAGATAAATTCAACAAAATCAATCCAAATG TTGCCAAAATTCAGATGATTTTACCCTGTGAACCAAAGACCAGAGAGGAATTTCTCCAGT atttttgtCACCTGTCCCTGGACCCCAACACGACAAATGAGGCGCTATGGCTTTCTGATAACCTCAGGAAAGTATCACGTGGTGGAAAACTCAACCCGTATCCTAgtcatccagagagatttgatgGTTATGGTCAGGTGCTGTGTAAGCAGAGTGTATGTGGACGCTCTTACTGGGAGGTTGAATGGAGCAGGGGTGGATGGGTGTACATCTCAGTGTCGTATAAAGGGATCAGCAGGAAAGGACGTGGTAAGGAATGCTGGTTTGGACACAACGCTCAGTCCTGGAGTCTGGAGTGTAGCTCCACTCTGTCATTCTGGCACAACGACATACAGACCAAGATTTCTGGCCTGCTATCCTCCAGAATCGGAGTGTATTTAGAccacagtgcaggaactctgtctTTCTACAGCGTCTCAGACACGATGACTCTCCTGTACAGAGTTCAGACCACGTTCACTGAGTCGCTCTACCCTGGGTTTTGGGTCAATGCTCTTGCAACTGCTAAGCTGTGTTACTCtatagaatga